A single window of Granulicella mallensis MP5ACTX8 DNA harbors:
- a CDS encoding discoidin domain-containing protein has product MGQTPWQFIKDQDPTNAQSPSFNDSSWQQVGIPYSADQLDTFVNTQAGGGAQFLSGTVIWYRKHFTMDPQYANSKVEVVFEGAHTGAQVYINGQFLPGNSAINPQATHVVGFVPFIVDLTPYLKFDGSDNVLAVRVAKNAAWFVDPGFSESFRFGQADSGLFRPTYMYITDPVHIPQNIYAGLGTWGTYVNTVSASATTAQVEVQTNVLNEGASSQDVTLTTQIVDALGNVVATAQDEKTLAPTGVAAFSPHSPTFDQTLTVTNPTLWYPNNSIYGKPYMYRVFHTVSINGVVIDAVQSPLGIRTLTWDKDYPYFNGKPQHLWGAAGRYDYPALGTSVPEEQQWRDLQQLAAAGGNLWRPGHSTSSEEFVNAADALGVMIVQPSGDGENSFSNQCDDGPTCDRETLKKELHRDMIVRDRNHPSILAWEADNGQTNTPLAQSLKQIGTQWDNLALRVQSDRTPNPANGDILSCSREGCDIGVKQQFPNNPAWGAEYWGTGTIRHDYDNELSFAAPFVDSWSQGVTAHVFGLSQWYFADSPGETGTYTDLTDQTLERSIGDSMTDFNRFPRLLYYIDEANWVPYQIKPMVKLANTWNRTGAITVNAFSNCPAVRLLINGVTQGGDQIPNSSTSVASNDGDITATQTTTSLAGQVHWNVTWAAGTVTAACLDSFSNVVTIDQLTTAGNPDHVELDVVPDVVRPDGTSFAVTADGTDTAFVVAKVVDTNGVVVPNASNNITFSVTGPGTYVGGTQQLVTPGQPLGYHSPGDPELQAEGGLQKIAIRSKFTPGVVAITATSPGLGSGANSYTIQPVAQSSPAATTPSIIAQPVSTAVTVGQPAHFSVTASGASPLNFQWMENGSQISGATGTTLDTAPATKADNNAVFSVVVRNVLGNVTSNNAILTVDAAAAPAITVQPATQTVSAGQAITFSVVATGSPTLQYQWQKNGAPIPGATGSSYTTPVLTIADSGEAFSVTITNPVNTVSSASATLTVNAAVPPTITVQPGSVSALPGQPASFSVTVQGSAPIAYQWQTGGSNVASNASTVTNVQNSNGSGTSTLTLPAVQNSNVGNYMVTATNIAGTVTSTPAALSLAPPGFDLALGKTATASSYENQGAMPASAAFDGDATNTRWGSAFGDPQWLEVDLGAVMTFNRAVLSWQNAYATAYQIQVSNDGVNWTNAYEQDSGGGGTEDFTFPSQRARYVRMYGTQRATQYGYSLWEFSIYNAPVCGASPERYTINGANTGLLIDNLSNLTWSRSEFTLADSGAQFTQSSAITYCAAQGMRIPTRDEAIAISGANAASCAFPNPWSTWTSTVDPQDSTRAYTVSSAGAIDFSIINNSPGGVLCTQGATAVAPTITAQPLNSTANVGQSAQFAIAATTSGTAPATYEWFRNATPVSVTGVPFYITPAVADADNNSQFTVTVTGGNGLATTSTAGVLTVTDNATPPNGGGGNTGGGAGAPGNTNNTDTAIPGFGSGPMPAGPNLALGKTATSSGNENNVAYPPTNSNDGDLTTRWSSAFVDPSWIEIDLGSVKAIGQVVLRWERSFGVAYQIQTSTDGHTWTTAFNQASGQGGSENLVFPSVNARFVRMNGTQRSSQYGYSLWEFEVYGPVLPTIATQPVSQTVLAGAQAQFTVVAGGNGPFTYQWMLNGVAIVGATSATYTTPAASSSDSGGLFTVKVSNSSGSTTSGNASLTVTNPTPGVANLALGKPTTSSGNENDGLGPLNAVDGDLTTRWSSAFADTSWLEVDLGATTIINKVVLYWEAAYGKAYQIQVSNDEQTWTSVYTQTAGQGGVETLTFPTVIKRYIRFLGTTRATQYGYSLFEFQVFGADVPSITTQPVSQAVNAGATATFTVAASGDGPFAYQWLRNGVAIPGATATSYTTPVLMSADSGSVFTVNVTNANGTDASAKATVTVNSVTPSSSNLALDQPTKESGSQDDGTLGSANAVDGNLTTRWSSAFVDPSWIEVDLGSPKSIGQVILRWENAYGTAYLIQVSNDEQTWTNAYAQTAGTGGVENLTFPPVSGRYIRMFGTTRATPYGYSLYEFEVYEAANAPTITAQPASQTVNAGATATFSVVAGGTGPFTYQWLKGGNAIVGATTASYTTPVLAATDNGGQYSVKVGNANGTVTSTAVTLTVDNSGSGYTIYPGFVGVDLNNNTNGAWTDNQVYVTVIGQDPSNGKFSYLTPDGAIVDFTLNDGAATNHLTKNGQNFGNYSFTLAQSKLLKIPTFISARAYVSLGEPLYVQVNGDGNGNVVGYAGPNPQNATDPNTNVHFDWYEFNNQNGIFINTTQVDEFGLPLTLDVWGAGGTFHQQVGITESIAQIDSEFASEVPAQFQPPTMSNLRILSPDKLSMATGAANGNYLDSYIASSWATFNTTPLVVTLNGRQFSGTTSGQTFTFTEVNPAAANAGEVFIVSQPSTQDVLECAGTMATGVPGNTPQLQDENAKQLQLQNQICSAVNRHVLLSPEDWSNASAYYGAAPANFYSQFWHKHSIGGLAYGFSYDDNNNQSTTITTPNPEHMAFGIGW; this is encoded by the coding sequence TTGGGGCAGACTCCGTGGCAGTTCATCAAGGATCAGGACCCAACGAATGCCCAGTCGCCTAGCTTCAATGACTCTAGCTGGCAGCAAGTCGGCATCCCGTATTCCGCCGATCAGCTAGACACCTTTGTCAACACGCAAGCCGGTGGGGGCGCTCAGTTCCTGAGCGGCACTGTGATCTGGTATCGCAAGCACTTCACCATGGACCCGCAGTATGCGAACAGCAAGGTCGAAGTCGTCTTCGAGGGCGCTCACACGGGCGCTCAGGTCTATATCAATGGCCAGTTCCTTCCGGGAAACAGCGCGATCAACCCGCAGGCCACGCACGTTGTCGGCTTTGTTCCGTTCATCGTGGACCTTACGCCATACCTGAAATTCGACGGCTCGGACAATGTGCTGGCCGTTCGCGTTGCGAAGAATGCGGCCTGGTTTGTTGACCCAGGCTTCTCTGAATCATTCCGCTTCGGACAGGCCGACTCGGGGCTCTTCCGTCCGACCTACATGTACATTACAGACCCTGTACATATCCCACAGAATATCTACGCGGGGCTTGGGACGTGGGGCACCTACGTGAATACGGTCTCCGCCAGCGCGACCACAGCGCAGGTCGAGGTCCAGACTAACGTTCTGAACGAAGGTGCCAGCAGCCAGGATGTGACCCTGACGACCCAGATCGTCGATGCTCTCGGGAATGTCGTAGCCACGGCACAGGACGAGAAGACTCTTGCTCCAACAGGGGTTGCCGCATTCTCGCCGCATTCTCCGACCTTCGACCAGACGCTGACCGTGACCAACCCGACGCTCTGGTATCCGAACAACAGCATCTACGGCAAACCTTATATGTATAGGGTGTTCCATACGGTCAGCATCAACGGTGTCGTTATTGACGCTGTCCAGAGTCCGCTCGGCATCCGCACACTTACCTGGGACAAGGACTATCCATACTTCAATGGGAAGCCGCAGCACCTGTGGGGAGCGGCGGGCCGTTACGACTATCCAGCACTCGGGACATCAGTCCCCGAGGAACAGCAGTGGCGCGACCTGCAACAGCTAGCGGCTGCGGGCGGCAACCTCTGGCGACCGGGACACTCCACATCGAGCGAGGAGTTTGTGAACGCGGCCGACGCGCTTGGCGTCATGATTGTGCAGCCGAGTGGCGACGGTGAGAACTCGTTTTCCAACCAATGCGATGACGGACCTACCTGCGATCGCGAGACCCTGAAGAAGGAATTGCATCGGGACATGATCGTCAGGGATCGCAACCATCCCTCGATCCTGGCATGGGAGGCGGACAATGGCCAGACGAACACGCCACTTGCGCAATCACTGAAGCAGATCGGCACCCAGTGGGACAATCTGGCCCTCCGCGTTCAGTCGGACCGGACACCGAATCCGGCCAACGGAGACATTCTGAGCTGCTCTCGCGAGGGTTGCGACATAGGCGTCAAGCAGCAGTTTCCCAACAATCCAGCGTGGGGTGCGGAGTACTGGGGAACAGGGACCATCCGTCATGACTACGACAACGAACTCTCCTTCGCAGCGCCCTTTGTCGACAGCTGGAGCCAGGGTGTCACCGCCCATGTCTTCGGCCTATCGCAGTGGTACTTCGCGGACTCGCCGGGCGAGACCGGCACCTATACCGATCTGACAGACCAGACCCTCGAGCGCTCGATCGGCGATTCGATGACCGACTTCAATCGCTTTCCAAGATTGCTGTACTACATCGACGAGGCGAACTGGGTTCCCTACCAGATCAAGCCGATGGTCAAGCTTGCGAATACCTGGAATCGAACCGGTGCCATCACCGTCAATGCGTTCAGCAATTGCCCTGCGGTTCGCCTGCTGATCAACGGAGTCACCCAGGGCGGAGACCAGATCCCCAATTCCTCGACGTCAGTCGCCAGCAACGATGGTGACATAACAGCCACGCAGACCACGACCAGTCTCGCCGGGCAGGTCCACTGGAATGTAACGTGGGCCGCGGGCACCGTTACCGCAGCTTGTCTCGATTCCTTCAGCAACGTTGTGACAATTGACCAACTGACTACTGCCGGCAATCCGGACCACGTCGAACTCGATGTCGTTCCAGACGTCGTGCGTCCGGATGGCACCTCCTTCGCCGTGACGGCAGATGGCACAGACACGGCTTTTGTTGTGGCCAAGGTCGTAGACACAAACGGCGTAGTAGTCCCGAACGCGTCGAACAACATTACCTTCTCTGTCACAGGCCCAGGAACTTATGTGGGCGGCACGCAACAGCTCGTGACGCCTGGCCAGCCGCTCGGCTATCACTCTCCAGGCGACCCAGAGCTACAGGCCGAGGGCGGTCTGCAAAAGATCGCAATCCGAAGCAAGTTCACACCCGGCGTCGTCGCCATTACCGCGACCTCTCCAGGTCTCGGCTCGGGCGCGAACTCTTACACCATCCAACCGGTAGCGCAATCCAGTCCGGCAGCCACGACTCCCTCGATCATCGCGCAGCCGGTCAGCACGGCGGTCACCGTTGGCCAGCCCGCGCATTTCTCGGTCACAGCCTCGGGCGCGTCTCCGCTCAACTTCCAATGGATGGAGAACGGCTCTCAGATCTCAGGGGCTACCGGAACGACGCTGGATACCGCGCCAGCAACGAAGGCCGACAACAACGCAGTCTTTAGCGTGGTCGTCAGGAACGTTCTAGGAAATGTCACCTCGAACAACGCAATCCTCACAGTAGACGCAGCAGCAGCACCAGCCATCACAGTCCAGCCAGCCACACAGACCGTCTCTGCCGGGCAGGCCATAACCTTCTCTGTTGTCGCAACGGGCTCTCCGACGCTGCAATATCAGTGGCAGAAGAACGGCGCGCCGATCCCTGGAGCAACCGGCTCAAGCTATACCACCCCTGTGCTCACTATCGCGGACAGCGGCGAAGCCTTTTCGGTGACCATCACAAATCCTGTCAATACCGTCAGCTCCGCGTCGGCGACATTGACCGTCAATGCCGCCGTGCCTCCGACCATCACAGTTCAGCCGGGCAGCGTGAGCGCACTGCCGGGTCAACCAGCCTCTTTCAGTGTCACGGTCCAGGGCTCTGCGCCTATCGCCTACCAGTGGCAGACAGGCGGCAGCAACGTTGCCTCTAATGCATCCACTGTCACCAATGTTCAGAATAGCAATGGTTCCGGCACTTCGACGCTCACCTTACCTGCAGTCCAAAATAGCAACGTCGGCAACTACATGGTAACGGCGACAAACATCGCTGGCACTGTAACCAGTACGCCTGCCGCACTGAGCCTCGCGCCTCCCGGCTTTGACCTCGCACTCGGGAAGACCGCCACCGCCAGCAGCTACGAGAACCAAGGCGCCATGCCGGCAAGTGCTGCCTTCGATGGCGACGCCACAAACACTCGCTGGGGCTCGGCTTTCGGTGATCCGCAATGGCTCGAAGTGGATCTCGGTGCGGTCATGACCTTCAACCGAGCGGTATTGAGCTGGCAAAATGCCTATGCAACTGCCTATCAGATACAGGTCTCGAACGACGGTGTGAATTGGACCAATGCCTATGAGCAGGATTCCGGAGGAGGAGGAACGGAAGACTTCACTTTCCCGAGTCAGAGAGCGCGCTACGTTCGGATGTATGGCACTCAGCGGGCGACCCAGTACGGGTATTCGCTATGGGAGTTCTCCATCTATAACGCGCCAGTCTGTGGTGCCTCTCCGGAGCGCTATACGATCAACGGTGCCAATACCGGGCTGCTGATCGACAACCTCAGTAACTTGACCTGGAGCCGCTCCGAGTTCACTCTCGCCGACTCTGGCGCGCAGTTCACGCAGAGCAGTGCAATCACATACTGCGCAGCGCAGGGCATGCGTATCCCGACACGAGATGAAGCAATCGCCATCAGTGGCGCCAATGCCGCGTCCTGCGCTTTCCCCAACCCGTGGAGCACATGGACCTCGACTGTCGATCCGCAGGACTCGACGCGTGCTTATACTGTCTCGTCAGCGGGCGCCATCGACTTCAGCATCATCAACAACTCGCCCGGAGGAGTTCTTTGCACCCAAGGGGCTACTGCGGTTGCTCCAACAATCACCGCCCAGCCTTTGAACTCAACTGCGAATGTCGGGCAATCCGCCCAATTCGCTATCGCGGCGACAACCTCCGGTACGGCTCCCGCAACTTACGAGTGGTTCAGGAACGCTACTCCAGTCTCCGTCACTGGTGTGCCCTTCTACATCACGCCTGCAGTCGCCGACGCTGATAACAACTCCCAGTTCACCGTGACGGTCACAGGCGGCAACGGACTGGCTACTACCAGCACCGCTGGGGTCCTTACTGTCACCGACAATGCCACACCACCTAACGGTGGTGGCGGGAACACTGGAGGAGGCGCGGGAGCTCCCGGAAACACCAACAATACGGATACCGCAATTCCTGGATTTGGTTCGGGTCCGATGCCAGCAGGCCCGAATCTCGCACTCGGCAAGACGGCTACGTCTAGCGGAAACGAGAACAACGTCGCGTACCCGCCGACCAATTCGAACGACGGCGACCTCACTACCCGTTGGTCTTCCGCCTTCGTCGATCCGTCGTGGATCGAGATCGACCTCGGTTCGGTCAAGGCAATCGGACAGGTCGTTCTGCGTTGGGAACGTTCCTTCGGGGTCGCCTATCAGATCCAGACCTCGACCGACGGGCACACCTGGACTACGGCCTTCAATCAAGCCAGCGGACAAGGTGGGAGTGAGAACCTTGTATTCCCCTCGGTGAATGCGCGATTCGTCCGCATGAATGGGACGCAGCGCTCTTCGCAGTATGGATACTCGCTGTGGGAGTTCGAAGTCTACGGTCCGGTACTTCCGACAATCGCGACCCAACCCGTTAGCCAGACTGTCCTCGCCGGGGCACAGGCGCAGTTCACGGTCGTAGCGGGCGGCAATGGTCCATTCACTTACCAGTGGATGCTGAACGGTGTGGCAATCGTTGGCGCAACCAGCGCAACGTATACCACCCCTGCGGCTTCATCCTCAGACAGCGGTGGCTTGTTCACCGTCAAAGTCAGCAATTCGAGCGGGTCGACTACTTCCGGCAACGCCTCATTGACGGTCACCAACCCGACGCCTGGCGTCGCAAACCTGGCGTTGGGCAAACCCACAACGTCGAGCGGCAATGAGAACGACGGACTCGGCCCTCTCAATGCCGTGGACGGCGATCTCACAACACGCTGGTCATCTGCCTTCGCGGATACATCGTGGCTTGAAGTTGACCTTGGCGCGACTACGATCATCAACAAGGTCGTGCTGTACTGGGAGGCGGCTTACGGCAAGGCCTACCAAATTCAGGTATCGAATGATGAGCAGACCTGGACTTCGGTCTACACCCAAACCGCAGGCCAGGGTGGTGTGGAGACTTTGACGTTCCCAACTGTCATCAAACGCTACATTCGCTTCCTCGGCACTACGAGGGCAACGCAATATGGCTATTCGCTCTTCGAGTTCCAGGTCTTTGGCGCAGACGTGCCTTCGATCACAACGCAACCCGTCAGCCAAGCGGTGAACGCTGGCGCAACCGCAACCTTCACGGTGGCCGCATCGGGAGATGGACCATTCGCTTACCAGTGGTTGCGGAATGGCGTTGCAATCCCGGGCGCCACGGCAACCAGCTACACAACGCCAGTACTGATGTCTGCAGACAGCGGCAGCGTCTTTACCGTCAACGTCACCAATGCAAACGGAACGGATGCCTCGGCGAAGGCCACGGTGACCGTCAACTCCGTCACGCCGTCTAGCTCGAACCTGGCGCTCGATCAACCGACCAAGGAGAGTGGCAGCCAGGACGACGGCACCCTCGGATCGGCCAATGCCGTAGACGGAAACCTGACTACGCGCTGGTCGTCAGCCTTTGTCGATCCCTCTTGGATCGAAGTGGACCTCGGGTCGCCGAAGAGCATTGGGCAGGTGATTCTTCGTTGGGAGAATGCCTACGGAACGGCCTATCTGATTCAGGTTTCCAACGATGAGCAGACCTGGACCAACGCCTACGCGCAAACTGCCGGCACAGGTGGAGTTGAGAACCTTACCTTTCCTCCTGTGAGCGGTCGCTATATCCGCATGTTTGGGACAACGCGCGCAACTCCTTACGGCTATTCTCTGTATGAGTTCGAGGTCTACGAAGCAGCGAACGCGCCAACGATCACAGCGCAACCTGCGAGCCAGACCGTCAACGCCGGAGCCACCGCGACCTTTAGCGTAGTCGCCGGCGGCACCGGCCCCTTCACCTACCAGTGGCTCAAGGGGGGCAATGCCATCGTCGGTGCAACAACTGCGAGCTACACTACACCTGTACTAGCCGCCACGGATAACGGTGGCCAGTACAGCGTCAAAGTTGGCAACGCAAATGGCACCGTCACTTCGACGGCAGTCACTCTCACGGTCGATAACTCTGGATCGGGCTATACGATCTATCCCGGATTCGTCGGCGTGGATCTCAACAACAACACGAACGGCGCATGGACCGACAACCAAGTCTATGTCACCGTAATCGGGCAAGATCCTTCAAACGGCAAATTCTCCTATCTGACTCCAGATGGCGCGATCGTTGACTTCACCCTGAACGATGGCGCCGCCACTAATCACCTGACAAAGAATGGCCAGAACTTCGGCAACTACTCCTTCACGCTGGCCCAAAGCAAGCTATTGAAGATTCCCACCTTTATCTCGGCCCGCGCGTATGTCTCGCTCGGCGAACCCTTGTACGTGCAGGTCAACGGGGATGGAAACGGCAATGTGGTGGGCTACGCTGGCCCAAACCCGCAGAATGCCACCGATCCCAATACAAACGTCCACTTCGACTGGTATGAATTCAACAACCAGAACGGCATCTTCATCAACACCACGCAAGTCGACGAGTTCGGCCTTCCCCTGACACTCGATGTCTGGGGCGCGGGCGGTACATTCCACCAACAGGTCGGTATCACCGAGTCAATCGCACAAATCGATAGCGAGTTCGCAAGTGAAGTGCCGGCGCAATTCCAACCGCCCACGATGTCCAACCTCCGCATCCTCTCGCCGGACAAGCTTTCCATGGCCACCGGCGCGGCAAACGGAAACTACCTGGATAGCTACATCGCAAGCTCGTGGGCAACCTTCAACACCACGCCGCTTGTAGTCACCCTCAACGGCCGCCAGTTCAGCGGGACCACTTCGGGACAGACGTTCACGTTTACTGAGGTCAACCCCGCCGCGGCAAACGCCGGTGAGGTCTTCATCGTGTCGCAGCCTTCCACCCAGGATGTGCTCGAATGCGCCGGCACCATGGCCACTGGAGTCCCAGGTAACACGCCACAGCTCCAGGACGAAAACGCCAAACAATTGCAGCTGCAAAATCAGATTTGCTCTGCGGTCAACCGTCACGTACTTCTTAGCCCTGAGGACTGGAGCAACGCTTCGGCATATTATGGCGCGGCACCGGCCAACTTCTACTCGCAGTTCTGGCACAAACACTCAATTGGAGGGCTGGCGTACGGCTTCTCCTACGACGACAACAATAACCAGAGCACCACGATTACCACGCCGAACCCGGAGCACATGGCCTTCGGCATAGGCTGGTAG
- a CDS encoding condensation domain-containing protein, whose product MWLIDQSSRVHFALVAEIGGCTTVGEWRAALDALQRRHPLLSTCIDSRHSQIPHFRHIDGAQIPLRVVENVPARWESEVEAELHKQFDPEQAPLMRAVLLYQESKAVLILVAHHSIADGFSSAFAIRDVLRALSGQPLDPLPLMPSREEMFGLPRRLPSEGRPPVHHSAAVAASIASDTRKDPIPHIRRLSLAPELTSRLQSRSKEEGTTVHGALCAALLFVGRQIDPGWHDDTVRMRSSVSIRTLLGLGENCMPAISGGEVSIDPQATPEFWDMARLIKSGLSGVQTREGVSIAINAANQAVLSGLDVETAAQLLKRAFGGQAMVTNLGRLPFDTNFGRLKLESLWGPAVLRGVDGEQTLGAVTVNGSLNLLHTSHAPLSALLENIEEVLAKVCAHAGTV is encoded by the coding sequence ATGTGGCTTATCGATCAGAGCTCGCGGGTACATTTTGCTTTGGTGGCGGAAATTGGAGGATGCACCACGGTCGGGGAATGGCGCGCTGCGCTTGACGCATTACAACGTCGTCATCCGTTGCTGTCTACCTGCATTGATTCCAGGCATAGTCAGATCCCTCATTTCCGTCACATCGATGGAGCGCAGATTCCCTTGCGTGTCGTTGAAAATGTACCAGCACGCTGGGAATCGGAAGTAGAAGCGGAGCTACACAAGCAGTTCGATCCCGAACAGGCCCCGCTCATGCGCGCTGTGCTCCTGTATCAGGAGTCCAAAGCGGTCTTAATCCTTGTCGCCCATCACTCCATTGCCGATGGCTTCTCCTCGGCCTTTGCAATTCGGGATGTGCTGCGCGCGCTCTCCGGTCAACCGCTCGATCCACTCCCCCTAATGCCCTCTCGGGAAGAGATGTTTGGTCTGCCGCGGCGGCTGCCCTCAGAAGGCCGACCGCCCGTCCACCACAGTGCAGCCGTAGCAGCTTCGATCGCCAGTGATACCAGAAAGGATCCGATCCCGCATATCCGGCGGCTCAGTTTGGCTCCTGAGCTCACCAGCAGATTGCAGAGTCGTTCAAAAGAGGAGGGAACAACGGTGCACGGGGCGCTGTGCGCGGCACTCCTATTCGTCGGAAGGCAAATCGACCCTGGCTGGCATGACGACACCGTACGGATGAGGTCTTCCGTCAGCATTCGAACTCTGCTGGGCCTGGGAGAAAATTGCATGCCGGCCATCAGCGGCGGAGAGGTTTCAATCGATCCGCAGGCAACTCCAGAATTCTGGGACATGGCGCGGTTGATTAAGAGCGGGTTATCAGGAGTTCAAACCCGCGAAGGGGTGTCAATAGCGATAAACGCTGCCAATCAAGCGGTTCTTTCGGGTTTGGATGTTGAAACGGCAGCTCAGCTTCTCAAGCGCGCATTCGGAGGGCAGGCAATGGTGACCAACCTCGGCCGACTTCCGTTCGATACCAATTTCGGGCGATTGAAACTCGAGTCTCTATGGGGGCCGGCGGTGTTGAGGGGTGTTGATGGCGAACAGACCCTCGGGGCGGTGACGGTCAACGGATCGCTCAATCTGCTCCACACCAGCCATGCTCCCCTGTCGGCACTCCTCGAGAACATCGAAGAAGTTCTAGCCAAGGTGTGCGCTCACGCCGGCACCGTTTGA
- the alkB gene encoding DNA oxidative demethylase AlkB, translating into MISTLFNDAAELEPLSQDLGPGTAILRGLALNRDALVIEALLSVAAKSPFRHMVTPGGFRMSVAMTNCGALGWVTDRKGYRYAPVDPEIGGLWPAMPKVFMDLAREAATKAGYPTFVPDACLINRYEPGARLTLHQDKNENDFEEPIVSVSLGLPAVFLFGGLERSDKTIRVPVLHGDVLVWGGPARLRYHGVNPLKDGSHPLAGGYRFNLTFRKAA; encoded by the coding sequence ATGATATCGACTCTTTTTAATGATGCCGCTGAGCTTGAGCCCCTGAGCCAAGATCTCGGACCTGGAACGGCGATCCTGCGCGGCCTCGCGCTGAACCGGGATGCTCTGGTCATCGAGGCCCTGCTTTCAGTCGCAGCGAAGTCCCCCTTCCGGCACATGGTCACCCCAGGGGGGTTCCGGATGTCAGTGGCTATGACCAACTGCGGGGCCCTCGGATGGGTCACGGACAGAAAGGGATACCGCTATGCCCCCGTCGATCCGGAGATCGGAGGCCTATGGCCAGCTATGCCAAAAGTCTTCATGGATTTGGCTCGGGAGGCAGCGACAAAGGCCGGCTATCCCACCTTCGTCCCAGATGCCTGTCTCATCAACCGCTACGAGCCTGGGGCCAGGCTCACCCTGCATCAGGACAAGAACGAGAACGACTTCGAAGAGCCAATAGTGTCGGTTTCGCTCGGGCTTCCGGCTGTCTTCCTGTTCGGCGGGTTGGAGAGGTCGGACAAGACAATTCGTGTGCCGGTGCTACATGGCGACGTTTTGGTTTGGGGTGGGCCGGCGAGGCTGCGCTATCACGGAGTTAACCCGCTCAAGGACGGCTCTCATCCATTGGCGGGCGGATACCGCTTCAATCTCACATTCCGCAAGGCGGCTTGA
- a CDS encoding 2OG-Fe(II) oxygenase, which yields MNTLFADEAQVAKETSAGSIPFEGAVARVNALDWRQVGKDLDEQGSALLQGVLSADECKAIASLYPEESIFRSRVVMGRYGFGRGEYKYFSYPLPSIIQGLRTTLYPRLAPVANRWNEAMGIGVRYPESHADFVQRCHDAGQFRPTPLLLQYGTGDYNCLHQDLYGEHVFPIQVAILLSEPQRDFTGGEFVLTEQRPRMQSRPEVVPLRQGDAVAFAVHHRPVKGTRGIYRVNLRHGVSRLRSGERHTVGIIFHDAN from the coding sequence ATGAACACCCTATTCGCAGACGAAGCTCAAGTGGCCAAAGAAACCAGCGCAGGCTCGATTCCGTTTGAAGGAGCTGTCGCGCGAGTCAACGCGCTCGATTGGCGTCAGGTTGGGAAAGACCTCGACGAGCAGGGAAGTGCCCTGCTGCAGGGCGTCCTCTCCGCGGACGAGTGCAAGGCGATAGCGTCTCTTTATCCGGAAGAATCGATCTTCCGCAGCCGCGTCGTCATGGGACGATATGGTTTCGGAAGGGGTGAATATAAATACTTCAGCTACCCTCTCCCTTCGATTATCCAGGGCCTTCGCACTACTCTCTATCCTCGGCTCGCTCCAGTCGCGAATCGTTGGAACGAAGCAATGGGAATCGGGGTGCGATACCCGGAGAGCCACGCGGATTTCGTCCAGCGGTGCCACGACGCAGGGCAATTTCGACCCACCCCGCTGCTCCTCCAGTATGGCACCGGCGACTACAACTGCCTCCACCAGGACCTCTATGGAGAGCACGTCTTCCCGATTCAGGTGGCGATCCTGCTTTCCGAGCCACAGCGAGACTTCACCGGGGGTGAATTCGTGCTCACGGAGCAACGGCCCCGTATGCAATCGCGACCGGAAGTCGTTCCGCTTCGCCAGGGTGATGCCGTTGCCTTCGCGGTTCACCACCGGCCCGTCAAGGGTACGCGAGGCATCTATCGCGTCAACCTCCGGCACGGTGTCAGCCGCCTGCGCTCAGGTGAACGCCACACCGTTGGCATCATCTTTCACGACGCCAACTAA